A genomic region of uncultured Paludibaculum sp. contains the following coding sequences:
- a CDS encoding sugar phosphate isomerase/epimerase — MPIFHRRGFLAALAASAVPSFARTLKTVGVQLYTLRTVLPQKPLETLKALEAIGYTEAEVIGSSLDAIWPSLTQTKLKPVSVHLDTALFTTNQEKLPAALEDAAKRGLKFAVCPYIAPKDRGGVDVIKKLGETLNKAGETCSKSGLLLCYHNHAFEFEPAAGGTLLDVLMQTTDPKHVSLELDIMWSKVGGHDPVEILHKYGKRVALMHLKNVAAGTGPQFNEKVPKEAFKEVGNGSIDIPAVLKAAAEVGVKHYFVEQDQTPGDPLDSLKQSYEYIRKTSF; from the coding sequence ATGCCGATTTTCCACCGCCGTGGCTTCCTCGCCGCTCTGGCCGCGTCCGCCGTCCCGTCCTTCGCCCGCACCCTGAAGACTGTGGGCGTACAGCTGTATACCCTGCGCACCGTCCTGCCGCAGAAGCCCCTTGAAACCCTGAAAGCGCTGGAAGCGATCGGCTACACGGAGGCCGAGGTCATTGGCTCTAGCCTCGACGCCATCTGGCCCAGCCTGACGCAAACCAAGCTCAAGCCGGTCAGCGTCCACCTCGACACCGCCCTTTTCACCACGAATCAGGAGAAGCTCCCGGCCGCTCTTGAGGATGCAGCCAAACGAGGCCTGAAGTTCGCCGTCTGCCCCTACATTGCGCCTAAGGATCGCGGCGGCGTCGATGTCATCAAGAAACTCGGCGAGACACTGAACAAAGCCGGCGAGACGTGCAGCAAGTCGGGCCTCCTGCTCTGTTACCACAACCACGCCTTCGAATTCGAACCCGCCGCCGGCGGCACGCTGCTCGACGTGCTGATGCAGACCACCGATCCCAAACACGTCAGCCTCGAACTCGACATCATGTGGTCGAAGGTCGGCGGGCACGACCCGGTGGAAATCCTCCACAAGTACGGCAAGCGCGTCGCCCTCATGCACCTGAAGAATGTGGCCGCCGGTACCGGGCCGCAGTTCAACGAGAAGGTTCCCAAGGAAGCTTTCAAGGAAGTCGGTAACGGCTCCATCGACATCCCGGCCGTCCTGAAGGCCGCCGCCGAAGTGGGAGTGAAGCACTATTTCGTCGAGCAGGACCAGACGCCCGGCGACCCGCTCGACTCGCTCAAGCAGAGCTACGAGTACATCAGGAAGACCAGTTTCTAG
- a CDS encoding TIM barrel protein, producing MTRKDFLVSAAAMPAVLSAQPSEQKVQRKNRIKQGVCGGVFGRTMPFEERAKQAARLGAHCYDLTQPEQWPILKKYGLVPNMTAGGGKLTDACNDKTLHDAIRAQFKENLPRAKKEGIPNVITFSGNRRGRSDEEGMDNCVLVLKDVVKLAEDSEVTICMELLNSKVDHKDYQCDHAKWGVELCKRVGSPRFKLLYDIYHMQIMEGDIIRTIRDNIQYFGHFHTAGNPGRHQFDDTQEMNYKGIAQAIVDTGYTGFMSHEYSPSQGKDPIATLDEMMRICDV from the coding sequence ATGACCCGTAAAGATTTTCTCGTTTCCGCGGCCGCGATGCCGGCGGTGTTGAGCGCTCAGCCCTCCGAACAGAAGGTGCAACGCAAAAACCGGATTAAGCAGGGTGTGTGCGGCGGCGTCTTTGGGCGTACCATGCCGTTTGAAGAGCGCGCGAAGCAGGCCGCGCGGCTGGGGGCGCACTGTTACGATCTGACCCAGCCCGAGCAGTGGCCGATTCTCAAGAAGTACGGTCTGGTTCCAAACATGACGGCCGGCGGCGGCAAGTTGACGGATGCCTGTAACGACAAAACGCTGCACGACGCGATTCGGGCCCAGTTCAAGGAGAATCTGCCGAGGGCGAAGAAGGAAGGGATCCCAAACGTCATTACGTTCAGTGGCAACCGGCGCGGCAGGAGCGACGAAGAGGGCATGGACAACTGCGTGCTGGTGCTGAAGGATGTGGTGAAGCTGGCGGAAGACAGCGAAGTGACGATTTGCATGGAGTTGCTGAACTCCAAGGTGGACCATAAGGACTACCAGTGCGACCACGCGAAGTGGGGCGTGGAGCTGTGCAAGCGCGTGGGCTCGCCGCGGTTCAAGCTGCTGTACGACATCTATCACATGCAGATCATGGAAGGCGATATCATCCGCACGATCCGCGACAACATTCAGTATTTCGGGCATTTCCACACGGCAGGCAACCCAGGGCGGCATCAGTTCGACGATACGCAGGAGATGAACTACAAGGGGATCGCACAGGCGATTGTAGACACGGGATACACGGGGTTCATGTCGCACGAATACAGCCCGTCGCAGGGCAAGGACCCGATTGCCACGCTGGACGAAATGATGCGGATCTGCGACGTTTAG
- a CDS encoding VWA domain-containing protein codes for MVFGKLTMAVALASMVVLPQQGPDTPIIRMNVELVQVDAVVHDGKGKPVIDLRAEDFEIKQDGKVQRITNFSYVAEPGRVNPAPAGWRAKGEAAPPPAKAKNLSAGEVRRTMALVVDDLGLSAESVLRAKEALLKFVDERMEPGDLVAVLRTGESAGTLQRFTTDKRQLKAAIRQIKFNFRSRVGTDSVRQLFDDRSAAELGGGKKAAKPETPAEKEAREREQQEQSARSTQAALDRDRQEASDNRERDHIAAGTLGVLRYLLQGMRPMPGRKSVVLLSESLALRQNDASTIGIWDRLRGLTDMANRSGVVFYAVDPRGQEVLGLRAEDQVGAEFDTPNPRGRPSPLDARRQTYMDSRMGLSFLAAETGGLYLEGSNDVSALLGRAADDQGGYYLIGYHPEAGTFRGANDKAKYHDIKVRVKRAGLRSRSRNGFYNTAETAMAAVPKTHGERVVNALVSPFAANEIGVRLTSLFDVDGASGPSVFSMLHINARDLHFVVEPDGRHKAAIDVVTATFGEDGRLGESRTGSFTLRANEARYQRLMENGVIFTIMQPLKETGPFQLRAVVSDPDGEKLGSATQFIDVPNLKDGHLALSGIMLTLATNEAVKKLAGRTDGGEQDAQDSDGSAAIRHFRRGQKVAYGYKVLNAALDATREPQLMTAVRLYRDGQEVFHSDPRPLGVAGATDKSKLMVGGVLQLGQQFEPGDYALQVVVWDKLVKPGRNMVSQAIDFELQ; via the coding sequence TTGGTTTTTGGCAAATTGACGATGGCTGTCGCCCTGGCTTCGATGGTGGTGCTGCCGCAGCAGGGACCAGATACACCGATCATCCGAATGAATGTCGAGTTGGTTCAAGTGGACGCGGTGGTCCATGACGGAAAAGGCAAGCCGGTTATTGACCTGAGGGCGGAAGATTTCGAAATTAAGCAGGACGGGAAGGTTCAGCGGATCACGAACTTCTCCTACGTGGCGGAACCTGGCCGGGTGAATCCGGCTCCTGCTGGGTGGCGGGCAAAAGGTGAGGCGGCGCCGCCGCCGGCGAAAGCGAAGAACTTGAGCGCGGGCGAGGTGCGGCGCACGATGGCTCTGGTCGTCGACGATCTCGGGTTGTCGGCCGAGAGCGTGCTGCGGGCCAAGGAGGCGTTGCTCAAGTTTGTGGACGAACGGATGGAACCCGGCGATCTGGTGGCGGTGTTGCGGACAGGGGAGAGCGCGGGCACCCTCCAGCGGTTCACGACGGACAAGCGGCAGTTGAAGGCCGCGATCCGGCAGATCAAGTTCAACTTCCGGAGCCGGGTGGGGACGGATTCCGTGAGGCAGCTTTTCGACGACCGGTCGGCTGCGGAACTGGGTGGAGGCAAGAAAGCGGCCAAACCGGAGACGCCCGCCGAAAAGGAGGCGCGCGAGCGGGAGCAACAGGAGCAGAGTGCCCGGTCGACGCAGGCTGCGCTCGACCGGGACCGGCAGGAGGCAAGCGACAACCGCGAGCGCGATCACATCGCGGCGGGGACGCTGGGCGTGCTGCGCTATCTGTTGCAGGGGATGCGGCCGATGCCGGGGCGGAAGTCGGTGGTGCTGCTGTCGGAGAGCCTGGCCCTGCGTCAGAACGACGCCAGCACCATTGGCATCTGGGACCGGCTGCGTGGGTTGACGGATATGGCGAATCGGTCGGGTGTGGTGTTCTACGCGGTGGACCCACGTGGTCAGGAGGTGCTGGGGTTGCGAGCGGAAGATCAGGTCGGGGCGGAGTTTGACACTCCGAATCCACGAGGGCGGCCTTCGCCGCTGGATGCGCGGCGCCAGACCTATATGGACTCCCGGATGGGGCTGAGCTTTCTGGCCGCGGAGACCGGCGGACTGTATCTGGAGGGATCGAATGACGTCTCGGCGTTGCTGGGCCGGGCGGCCGATGACCAGGGTGGGTACTATCTGATTGGCTACCACCCGGAGGCCGGGACGTTTCGCGGGGCGAACGATAAGGCCAAGTATCACGACATCAAAGTGCGGGTGAAGCGGGCGGGGTTGCGCTCGCGGTCGCGGAACGGGTTCTACAACACCGCGGAAACGGCGATGGCCGCCGTTCCGAAGACGCACGGCGAGCGAGTGGTGAACGCGCTGGTTTCGCCCTTTGCGGCGAATGAGATCGGAGTACGCTTGACTTCGCTTTTCGACGTTGATGGGGCGAGTGGGCCCTCCGTCTTCTCGATGTTGCACATCAATGCGCGCGATCTGCATTTTGTGGTCGAACCGGACGGGCGGCACAAGGCGGCGATCGACGTTGTGACGGCGACCTTCGGAGAAGACGGGCGTCTTGGGGAGAGCCGGACGGGATCGTTCACGCTGCGGGCGAACGAAGCACGGTATCAGAGGCTGATGGAGAATGGCGTCATCTTCACCATCATGCAGCCATTGAAAGAGACGGGGCCGTTCCAGTTGAGAGCGGTGGTGAGCGATCCGGACGGAGAGAAGCTGGGTTCGGCCACGCAGTTCATCGATGTTCCCAATCTGAAGGATGGACATCTGGCGCTGTCGGGGATCATGCTGACGCTGGCGACGAATGAAGCGGTGAAGAAGCTGGCCGGTCGGACGGACGGCGGTGAGCAGGATGCCCAGGATTCGGATGGGAGTGCCGCGATCCGGCATTTCCGTCGAGGCCAGAAGGTGGCCTATGGATATAAGGTTTTGAATGCGGCGCTGGACGCGACGCGGGAGCCACAGTTGATGACAGCCGTCCGGCTGTACAGGGATGGCCAGGAAGTGTTCCACAGCGATCCTCGGCCGTTGGGGGTGGCGGGGGCGACCGACAAGTCCAAACTGATGGTGGGGGGGGTGTTGCAGTTGGGGCAGCAGTTCGAGCCGGGCGACTATGCGCTGCAAGTGGTGGTTTGGGACAAGTTGGTGAAGCCGGGACGGAACATGGTGTCGCAGGCGATTGATTTCGAGCTGCAATGA
- a CDS encoding GNAT family N-acetyltransferase, with protein MEYRTDRRLTPDEYIELLNASTLGERRPVSNRDTIQRMLDHANLLVTAWDGDTLVGAARCFTDFAYVTYCSDLCVRESIQRQGVGKELLRKVQEAAPCRIVLLAAPKAVDYYPHIGFVQHHSAWLLDPGGLQ; from the coding sequence ATGGAGTACCGCACCGACCGCCGCCTCACCCCCGACGAGTACATTGAACTTCTCAACGCCTCGACGTTGGGCGAACGCCGCCCCGTGTCCAATCGCGACACCATCCAGCGCATGCTCGATCACGCCAATCTCCTCGTCACCGCCTGGGACGGCGACACCCTCGTCGGCGCCGCCCGCTGCTTCACTGACTTCGCTTACGTCACGTACTGCAGTGACCTCTGCGTCCGGGAGTCCATCCAGCGCCAGGGTGTCGGGAAGGAACTCCTCCGCAAGGTCCAGGAAGCCGCCCCCTGCCGCATTGTTCTCCTTGCCGCACCCAAGGCCGTCGACTACTACCCGCACATCGGCTTCGTCCAGCACCACTCCGCCTGGCTGCTCGATCCCGGGGGGCTCCAATAG